Within Bdellovibrionales bacterium, the genomic segment GAAAAAACTCATGGATACCATTTTTATCATGGCCTTGGGTTTGGTCGTTGCTTATATGGTTCTTGCCAGTCAATTTAATTCATTTACTGATCCATTGATCGTTTTTTTGGCTATTCCGTTTGGTCTCATTGGTTCTTTGGCTGCATTGGCCTTGGGTGGCCAAACCTTAAATGTCTACAGCCTTATTGGCATCTTGCTGACAATGGGTATTGTTAAGAAAAATTCAATTCTGCTCGTCGAATTTACCAATCATCAGAGAGATCAGGGGCTCGATTTGAGGAAGGCTTTGATTGAGGCCTGCCCAGTCCGATTGCGGCCCATTCTGATGACGTCTCTGGCTACCGTTGTGGCGGCCATTCCTGCAGCTCTGGCTCTTGGACCTGGAGCCGAGACGAGAATTCCCATGGCGCTGACAGTTATTGGAGGAGTTCTATTTTCAACCTTGTGCACTCTCCTCGTTGTTCCTTGCGTTTATCTTCTCTTAGCCCCAAAACGGCGAACTGTGCTACTTGAGACTTAGTCCTATCCAGATATCGTTTCGATAAGAACCATTTCAGAATCGCTCAGCTCGAATTCGCAGCACTTCAGATCCTGCCGCATGTGCTGTTCATTTGAAGTCCCAGTCAGAGGTATCATTCCCATTTGCTGAGAAGCACGAAAAATAATTTGCTCAGGGCTCGCTTCATGTCGATCTGCGAGCATCTGTATTCGTGCATCTTCAAGTACTTGAAGATTTGCTGTGAGAAGAGAAAATCCCTGATACAAAATATCGTTTTCCCTGCAGATAGACCTCACTTCGTGATCCCAGCCTTGGACTGCAAAACAACGATTTTGCACATAACTTGGCTTCACTTTTCCCAAATCGATCACCTGCCGAAGATGTGTTCCACTGACATTACTAAGCCCAATTGCCAGTGTCATTTCGTCATCGTAAAGAGCCTCCATCGCTTGCCACACCTCCCAATCGCCATCCGTCATGCCACTTCTTGAAAGAGGCCCATGGAGCAAAAAGGAATCCAGGTAGTCCGTGTGCAAGTTTGACAAAGTACTTTCAAAGGAAGCCCTGACTTGCTCCGCATATGAGGCATCAGGATCATAAGGAATTCGATGATCCTGGCCCTGCACAAAAGTAAATTTGCTTTGTAAAAATAGACTGGAACGCTCCAGACCATTTTCAAATAATTCCTTGAGTGCCATCCCAACGTAATCTTCGCGGTAGTGCTTTTTCTGATTAGCGGTGTCGATAGCCGAGAATCCAGCAGAAATTGCTAATTTAACGAGGCCCGCAGTGGCCTCAGCCTTCCAGGCAGTGCCATAAATAAAGCTGGGTGGTGATGATTGGACGTAATTCAATGGAATACCCTCCTTTTTAAAATTATGATCTAGCGCATCCTTTTGTCGCATGTGCCTTGATCCCGCGCAAATTGCTAATTGGGGCAAGTTGCATCATTAGGCCGCATTCATCGATTCATCGCTGGTCACTGCCTGCCCGCCTGTCGCTGTCACATGTCGCTTGTCGCCTGTGCCGCCGCCTGCCACTTGTCGCCTGTCGCCTGTCGCTTGTCACGGTCACTTCATTGGTCACTAACCATTCCTACAATTAGAAAAATAGGCTTGTCGACAATTAACGGGATGTATGGTAAATTTCACGATCTCTCTTGGGAACACTCTCTAAGAAAGTTGACGCTAGACTCCGATTTTGGGGGCGACATGGCTTCGACGTGGGTAGTGAAGCTTAAGGAGCATGCCGGGGCGCTCGTGGACCTCGTAAAAACGAGCACTTTTTAGTTGCTAACAACAACTATGCACTTGCAGCCTAATTAAGCTGCAACGTCGACCAGTTAGTTGGTAACACTAGCTGCGAGATGTCACTGTAGTTACCTCGGTTAAGGGCTGTTTTCTCCAGGGCCTTTAATCTAAATTTTCTGGGGGAGGGGCCGAAGTAATTTTGTCGGTAGAAGTGCTTTGGTTCCACTAAAAATATCGACTAAGCATGTAGCGCCTTACAGTGGAGCACTTACGGACGGGGGTTCAATTCCCCCCGCCTCCACCATTTGTCGGTTAACTTTAAATCGAACTGAGTGAGTTTTAACAAAGACTCACTTGGTTTACTCACATCTACTTTTCAGAGGGAAAAACAAGAAGTTAGTGACGACAGCATTTACTTTTTGCTAACCCCATATCACTTCCCAGGATGCGAACTTCTGGACACAACTCTGGAATTCAGTCTGGACTGACTACATAAAAACTAAGCATGTAGTAAATTTTGTGGAGAACTGCGTATGGGTCGAACAGATAAAGTCATATTAAGCGTTGAGGCGCGTGTTTTAAAACGATTGCGCGAGAAGAATGGCCTGTCAATGAGACGAGCAGGTCAGCTTCTAGGATGGTCTGACAGTTACATATCGCAAATAGAGAATGGTCGTGAGCGCATCCCTAAAGGTGAGCGCCTATTGCGATTCTTGAGCGTATACGGTGGAATTACAGAAAAGTATTTTAAGCAACTCTGCAAAGACTATGAAGAAGATCAAACCGATGAAATGGTCATACAGGATCTGCTACCAAAGTTAAAACCCGAACAGATTAAAGTTATTAGAACTCTATGTGCCAGCTTTGCAGGAAAAGAACTTTAGTTTTTAACTTGAAGCTGAAGACTTAACCCTCGTCTCTTAATTTCAGCGAGAAGTTGATCAAGGGTATATTCAGCCAACGGCGATACATCATCCCAATCGCCGACATTTACCTCAAAATCAATATCCAGCTTATATTTTCGTTTAGACGGCGGCCAAAAGTAGTCTTTTTCTTTCTCTTTAATTCGCTTTTGAAAATGTCCAAATGCATTCTTATTGCTTTGTAATAGGTGCATTGAGAGGGTATCTATACCGACGAGATGTTCATTAATGTAAATCGGAAATATCCAAACATTCCAATGGATCTTCTCTCTGCCGTCGTCTCCCTTTAAGCTACAAAAATTCAATTTTTCCATTGTACTTAGTACCAGCTTGAGCCTTGTTGTATCGACCCCCTTTGGATTCATTTTTCTCAAATACACTAATGTCTGGGGCAAATCAGTAATAGGAGTTGATCGTTTTCGAGTATGCAAAAGCCGAAAAAGCATTGAGGCCTCTTCATTTTCTTTGAGAAGAATGCTCAATTCTCTTTTAGCGTGGTCAAAGTCTATCCTATCCATACAACGTTTATATTAATACAAATCCACTTAAAAATCAAATTGCTATTAACAAATCTCAAATTGAGACATATTAACATCCTGTAATTACGCGATTATCTCATTATACCAATTCATATTAATAGCGTTCCTTGACTTCTATTACGCAGCGTGTTATTCTGGCTTTATAGAAAGGAGGGGTTTTATGGAAAACCTGAAAGGAAAAAAGATTTTTACTGCGGCAGAAGCTGCCCAATATCTGAGCATTACCATCCAGACTCTCTACAACATGAAACACAAGGGCGAAATCAAGGGCTTCAACATGGGAGGGAAAAAGAAGGGGAAACTTTTCTTTTTTGAAGAGCATTTACTCGAAGCCGCAATGGGGAGGGTCGGATGAGCAACGTCAAAACAGACAAATACATTACTGAGAAAAACGGAGCCTTTGAAGTGCGAGTCACTTCAGAAATCAAGGGAATCCATTTTGAAAGACGTAAACGCGGCATAAAGGACAAACCATCAGCCAGGTATATTGCAAATCAGTTTCTTGCAGAGCGAGATCAGTTTCGACGGGACGTCAACTCTGGCCAAGTCAGTTGGAAGACAGCCATTGTAGAATGGGCAGCTTACGCAAAATCAAAACAATTGTCAGAGTCCACCATAGATTCTGCAAGGTTAACACTTGAGAAACAGACCGCGAGTTGGATGAATCGGCCAGTAAAGTCGATTACCAATGAAGAGGTCGAAGCTCTCATTCACAAGGCCTATCAGGATGACAAAGTCGAAACCAAAAAAGGTTTACTTAAGCACATTCGAAATGTGTTTAGGCGGCAGATCCAATTAGGAAAAGTAAAATTTAATCCGTGCAGTGGAATCAATTTAGGCCCTGCACCACAAAAGGAGATGAAAGCAATGACAAGAAATGAAATAGAAACACTATTGGAAAAAGCTAAAGATACAAATCACGAATGGTATCCCGTTTGGAGAGTGACCTACGAACTGGGACTACGCGCTGGAGAGGCCTACGGCTTAAAATGGACTGATATTAATTTTGACTCTGGCTTTGTCACTGTACAGAGGTCCTTCAGTACGAGGACGAAAAAATTCAAAGCTCCGAAAAACAATAAATTTAGAACGGTCCCACTGAATCAATCACTTAAAGAATATTTGCTAGCACTAAAGCAGACCTCTCTCGAAAAAGAATTTGTTTTTGAACGCAACACAACTTGGGATCATGGCGAACAAGCAAAGGTTTTATCTGAATTTCAGAAATCTATTGGCATTCAGCAAACAAATTTCCACAGCTTGAGAGCTTCATTCATAACCCACCTATTACTTGCAGGAGTACCCTTGCTAAAAGTGAAGGAGATGGTTGGTCATCGAAGAACTGAAACTACCGAAAGATATATGCGAATGGTCGCTGCAGATACAATCGGCGCTACAGATGCCCTTTCAATTAAAAATGACGATGAGGATGATGACGAAGATCAAGAGGAGGAATCATGAGCCGCGAGATGTATATTGATTTCCATCTTGTCGCGGACAACCTTCCGCTCTCTATATTGTACGGTGAAGCCGCTAGTAAGCTTTACGACAAAAAAAGGCGGCACAAAAAAAGCAGAAAGTACGCTGCAGATGTGTTGTTTGCAAATTTGATGTTGGCCCATCAAAATCGACGTGGACTGAAAATCCCAATGAGGGACGAATATTATAAATCCCTCCCCGCTAAGAAATCTCTCTTTACAGATTTACTAAAATTTATGGTCGTAGAGAATCTTTTAGATTGCTATAGGGGCGACATACGAGAGGACGGGACTAGAGAGTTTAATATCTATTGGACCACGCCTAGGTTCCACAAGACCATCGATATACCTTACAGGTTCCCCAATGCAGCCAGGCGTGCTGGGCTGGTCGGAAGACGTAATATTCATTTTAAGCAACTGAAGTCTAACCATTGCTACATTGTACAAAAAAATAAGAAAAATTCAGAAATGTATCCAACAAAACAGCATGACTACAAAGTTCTTAGGACTGCTACTCGAAGCCTATCTAAACACAGGTTCTCTCTATTCCATTACCATCATCCTTCACCAAAATTTCAGCGTATATTTGGCGAGGATACTGAAACACATGGTCGTATCTATCCCAAGGGGTTTAATTACCAATCTGTAAGAAGGGATCATCGCCCATTTATCCGAATTGATAGCGAACCCGTAACCGAGCTTGATTTTGGAGCCACAATCCCAAGCATTGCCTATCTTTCTGCAGGGGTGATACCCCCAGAAGATGCATACTCAATCTCCCCTTTCTCTGGCTTTGATTCCCACAAATCATACCGTTACATTTTTAAGAAATTTATAAACATAATGCTAAATACCAGATCTATACCAGGTGCCATCGAGGCGTGTTTAAACGCTCTTCCTGACATTTTTGCCGACCTAGTCGATGAAGGACTACCCCTAATTGACACAATCAACAGCGCGGCGACTGTAGCCCCGCTGATCGAAGCATTTGTCGATCATCATGCTTCAATACGTCATTTATTATTCAAAAAGCAGGGAGTAAAACTGTTCGTTACCGAAGGCGACATCTGTATCGAGATAATTAGGAGATGCACCTTTGAGGGCATTCCAGTACTACCAATTCACGACAGCTTTATTGTACCAGCGAAACATCAATCGGACCTCTGGGGAATCATGGAAGAATCATGGGGAAAAGTTACTAAAGAACGGTTTAGTACCCCATTCACACATGTACCTAAAATCTCTATTAAATACTAACTGCATTCCTCTTAATTCCTACAGAGGGAGATTAGTTTAATAGATGAGCTAGTTCGATACTAACATAGTACTAATTTAGGTTAACATTAGCCTAGTTCGTTACGTGTTAGTTCGAATTCTAGTTTAGTAATTAGAACGTGCTACAGGCGTGTCAAAACACACGCCGCAGTGGCAGTCATTAACACTATGATATTTACGCTATATTTATAGGGTTAAATTCTAATTACCTTAATTTACTAGCGTTGATATATTTTTAGTGTTTTGAGTAGGTCAAAAAAAGGTACTTAGGAACACGCTGATTTCATCATTCGCACAGATAGTGTCAGTTGCCCCTCAGGCAACTTCTCCTTTAGTTCCCAATCGCTCACAATTCCAATCAGCTTTAATAGCTAAATCAGAGTACTTTGCCCTTAAGGCTTCAATGATTCTTGTAGGAACCTGATGCCATGCTATAAAGCAATAGCGAAGCTCTGTTGGCTTTTCTTTGAGTTGTACACCCATAGCGGCACCTGGCACACCAAAGCGCTTAATTTGGGCTTTAGCGAGTGTTTCCCAGCCGACAGTTACTAGATCCCCTTCTTGAAAAGGTATTATTGAGGCATAGCAGAACTCAGAGGGTTCTTTCTCGATAGATCGGCCATCTTTACCAAGTATTGCGTCATAGCCTTTTACAAATCGGCGGAAATCCTCTAATCGCTCTCTTGGTCCTGAAATCGTCAGAACAACGAAATACCGATGGGGATCCAAGTTGCCATATTGATCATCCGCATAGGCTTTAAAAGTCTTCTCAACCTCTTCACTGTATTGAGT encodes:
- a CDS encoding aldo/keto reductase encodes the protein MRQKDALDHNFKKEGIPLNYVQSSPPSFIYGTAWKAEATAGLVKLAISAGFSAIDTANQKKHYREDYVGMALKELFENGLERSSLFLQSKFTFVQGQDHRIPYDPDASYAEQVRASFESTLSNLHTDYLDSFLLHGPLSRSGMTDGDWEVWQAMEALYDDEMTLAIGLSNVSGTHLRQVIDLGKVKPSYVQNRCFAVQGWDHEVRSICRENDILYQGFSLLTANLQVLEDARIQMLADRHEASPEQIIFRASQQMGMIPLTGTSNEQHMRQDLKCCEFELSDSEMVLIETISG
- a CDS encoding helix-turn-helix domain-containing protein, translated to MGRTDKVILSVEARVLKRLREKNGLSMRRAGQLLGWSDSYISQIENGRERIPKGERLLRFLSVYGGITEKYFKQLCKDYEEDQTDEMVIQDLLPKLKPEQIKVIRTLCASFAGKEL
- a CDS encoding helix-turn-helix domain-containing protein; this encodes MENLKGKKIFTAAEAAQYLSITIQTLYNMKHKGEIKGFNMGGKKKGKLFFFEEHLLEAAMGRVG
- a CDS encoding site-specific integrase, coding for MSNVKTDKYITEKNGAFEVRVTSEIKGIHFERRKRGIKDKPSARYIANQFLAERDQFRRDVNSGQVSWKTAIVEWAAYAKSKQLSESTIDSARLTLEKQTASWMNRPVKSITNEEVEALIHKAYQDDKVETKKGLLKHIRNVFRRQIQLGKVKFNPCSGINLGPAPQKEMKAMTRNEIETLLEKAKDTNHEWYPVWRVTYELGLRAGEAYGLKWTDINFDSGFVTVQRSFSTRTKKFKAPKNNKFRTVPLNQSLKEYLLALKQTSLEKEFVFERNTTWDHGEQAKVLSEFQKSIGIQQTNFHSLRASFITHLLLAGVPLLKVKEMVGHRRTETTERYMRMVAADTIGATDALSIKNDDEDDDEDQEEES